A single window of Candoia aspera isolate rCanAsp1 chromosome 3, rCanAsp1.hap2, whole genome shotgun sequence DNA harbors:
- the LOC134493308 gene encoding adhesion G protein-coupled receptor E3-like: protein MLKYLFLACFVWMFLEGINLYLVVRNLKVANYSGASKYMKISMFLVGYGFPALIVTISAAINPGAFGTHYHCWLNPDFIWSFMGPVCAIIVVNLVFFCLILKNLHKKLASLNSEISTVKNTRSLIFKAIAHVFILGVTWCFGLFQHGLLQDVMAYLFIITNSVQGIFIFLVHCLLNQKVRKAYWHWICCIKDIKPPVSEINVTSSPISNPSTSVPSATAVDKQKMGWGEAA, encoded by the exons ATGCTGAAGTATCTCTTCTTGGCCTGCTTTGTCTGGATGTTCTTGGAAGGGATCAATCTCTACCTCGTTGTCAGAAACCTAAAAGTTGCAAATTACAGCGGGGCCAGCAAGTATATGAAGATATCTATGTTCCTTGTTGGTTATGGGTTTCCTGCCCTGATTGTCACCATTTCTGCAGCAATTAATCCTGGAGCCTTTGGGACACATTATCA CTGCTGGCTTAACCCAGATTTTATCTGGAGCTTTATGGGACCCGTCTGTGCGATAATTGTG gtCAACCTAGTGTTTTTCTGTCTTATTCTGAAGAATTTGCATAAAAAATTGGCATCTCTCAATTCAGAGATATCTACAGTCAAAAATACCAG GTCACTGATATTCAAGGCCATAGCCCATGTGTTCATCCTGGGTGTGACTTGGTGTTTTGGCCTCTTTCAACATGGCCTTTTGCAGGATGTTATGGCATACCTGTTCATCATCACCAACAGTGTGCAAGGAATCTTCATCTTTCTGGTGCACTGCTTACTCAACCAAAAG GTGAGAAAAGCATACTGGCATTGGATTTGTTGCATCAAAGACATCAAACCTCCTGTTTCTGAGATAAATGTGACCTCTTCTCCTATCAGCAATCCTTCG ACAAGTGTACCAAGTGCTACTGCCGTGGATAAACAGAAGATGGGATGGGGAGAAGCAGCATAG
- the LOC134493306 gene encoding embryonic pepsinogen-like, which yields MKCLAILFAVVALSECFVQIHLQKGEKPRDILRRKNLLGSLLQKHHYDIGTKYTKQSPFVFSPDQLADEPLLNYLDTEYYGTIYIGTPPQEFTVVFDTGSSNLWVPSIFCNSRACARHRRFNPNLSSTFTSTQQSMSIQYGTGYMEGMLGYDTVKVSSYIDTNQPFGLSTKEPGNVFTYAEFDGILGLAYPCIAVDQVTPVFDNLMQEGLVQQDLFSVYLSRTASGSVITFGGIDQSHYTGSINWIPVSAQGYWQISVDSVLVNGQNIACSGGCQAIVDTGTSLLAGPPSDIKNIQNAIGAYQGLNGQYMISCSNLSNMPNIVFVINGIHYPLKPSAYTLQMAPGYCSSGFQPTGQDLWILGDVFIREYYSIFDRGNNQVGLAKAI from the exons ATGAAGTGCCTAGCAATTCTCTTCGCTGTTGTAGCTCTTTCTGAATGTTTTGTTCA GATTCACCTGCAGAAAGGAGAGAAACCTAGAGATATTCTCAGGAGGAAAAATTTGCTGGGAAGCCTCCTTCAGAAACATCATTATGACATTGGTACTAAGTATACAAAACAGTCTCCATTtgttttcagtcctgatcagctgGCTGATGAACCGCTATTGAACTACTTAGAT ACAGAATATTATGGAACAATCTACATTGGAACACCACCGCAGGAATTCACTGTTGTGTTTGACACTGGATCATCAAATCTCTGGGTGCCTTCCATTTTCTGTAACAGTCGAGCATGTG cAAGGCATCGACGGTTTAATCCAAACCTTTCTTCTACTTTCACGAGCACACAACAGTCTATGTCCATTCAGTATGGTACAGGATACATGGAAGGCATGTTAGGATATGACACAGTGAAG GTGTCCAGCTATATTGATACCAATCAACCATTTGGTTTGAGCACCAAAGAGCCAGGAAATGTTTTTACCTACGCAGAGTTTGATGGAATCCTGGGCTTAGCCTACCCTTGTATTGCTGTTGACCAAGTAACTCCTGTCTTTGATAATTTGATGCAAGAAGGTTTAGTGCAACAAGACTTGTTTTCTGTTTATCTCAGCAG AACCGCATCTGGGAGCGTGATCACTTTTGGTGGAATAGATCAGTCTCATTATACTGGTTCTATTAACTGGATACCTGTTAGTGCACAAGGATACTGGCAGATTTCAGTGGACAG TGTTTTAGTGAATGGCCAGAACATTGCCTGCAGTGGTGGTTGTCAAGCAATTGTTGATACAGGTACTTCCCTCTTGGCTGGCCCACCATCTGACATAAAGAACATCCAAAATGCCATTGGAGCGTATCAGGGGCTGAATGGTCAG TATATGATCAGCTGCAGCAATCTCTCCAATATGCCTAATATTGTTTTTGTGATCAATGGAATCCACTATCCACTAAAGCCATCAGCCTATACTCTGCAG aTGGCCCCAGGCTATTGCAGCAGCGGTTTCCAACCCACTGGTCAGGATCTCTGGATCCTGGGAGATGTGTTCATAAGAGAATACTATAGCATTTTTGACAGAGGCAACAATCAAGTTGGCCTGGCAAAGGCAATCTAG